Proteins encoded by one window of Mariniplasma anaerobium:
- a CDS encoding SHOCT-like domain-containing protein, translating to MSKDQVKEERMKILELLSKGVITADEAENLLAALGHNDPEAGGEIVFANKKKAPFKMLKVLVDSNDGDKVRIQIPVEFSKLLKTNKFKSNIGDVDIDIDAILEMISQGVDGELVNIESSDGDIVKIIVE from the coding sequence ATGTCAAAAGATCAAGTTAAAGAAGAAAGAATGAAAATATTAGAATTATTGTCAAAGGGAGTAATAACAGCAGATGAAGCAGAAAATCTTCTAGCAGCTCTAGGTCATAACGATCCAGAAGCAGGAGGAGAAATTGTTTTTGCTAATAAAAAGAAAGCTCCATTTAAGATGTTGAAGGTTTTAGTAGATTCAAACGATGGAGATAAAGTTAGAATTCAAATTCCTGTAGAATTTTCTAAACTATTAAAGACTAACAAATTCAAATCAAATATAGGAGATGTAGATATTGATATAGATGCAATCCTAGAAATGATCAGCCAAGGTGTTGATGGAGAATTAGTTAATATAGAATCTAGTGACGGCGATATCGTAAAGATTATCGTTGAATAA
- a CDS encoding IS110 family RNA-guided transposase: MIYIGIDVASNKHDIVITNNLGVLFKKPFKIINDLEGYKKLLSEIKLAKEFFCDQIVRIGLESTGHYSRNILHYLIRGGYDVMFINPLLTNMDRKASSVRKTKTDSIDAKAICMFLIRNQNDFKPYTLSSYHIDELKTLVRLRKSLKKQINKDVNQLHAYIDQAFPEYNKIFNKLVSKTSLAVLARYASLSELKRVRLNTLIELIKTASKGHLGLIQAKDLKSLPLTSIGMDSQALSFSIKGSIVRINLLNDQVSLIEEEIKLNVDMTKTTLLSIPGISYTTGGIILAEIGDISLFKSADALLAFAGLDPSVYQSGKFEGNYRISKRGSSIFRWAMFQSAQAIVKFDPTFKAYYLKKKAQGKKHRNIIGHVTKKLMRVIYSILKNNSTYIK, from the coding sequence ATGATTTACATAGGCATTGATGTCGCCTCAAACAAACATGACATCGTTATAACCAATAACCTCGGTGTCCTTTTTAAGAAACCTTTTAAAATTATAAATGATTTAGAAGGATATAAAAAACTCCTCAGTGAGATTAAGTTAGCTAAAGAGTTCTTTTGTGATCAAATAGTTCGTATAGGGCTTGAATCAACTGGGCATTATAGCAGAAACATCCTGCATTACCTCATCCGTGGCGGATATGATGTAATGTTCATTAATCCATTATTAACCAATATGGACCGTAAAGCATCTTCAGTTCGTAAAACGAAAACTGATTCTATTGATGCGAAGGCTATTTGTATGTTTCTTATTAGAAATCAAAATGATTTCAAACCCTATACACTTTCATCATATCACATTGATGAACTCAAAACACTAGTCAGATTAAGAAAATCCTTGAAAAAACAAATCAATAAGGATGTCAATCAACTACACGCATATATTGACCAAGCTTTTCCTGAATATAATAAAATTTTTAATAAACTTGTCAGTAAAACTTCATTAGCTGTTCTTGCACGTTATGCTTCTTTATCAGAATTAAAAAGGGTTAGACTAAATACGTTAATCGAATTAATTAAAACGGCGTCTAAGGGTCACCTTGGACTCATACAAGCTAAAGATCTTAAATCCTTGCCTCTGACCTCAATTGGTATGGATAGTCAAGCTTTATCCTTTTCAATCAAAGGTTCTATTGTGCGTATTAATTTACTAAACGATCAAGTCAGTTTAATTGAAGAAGAAATAAAACTTAATGTAGATATGACGAAGACGACCTTACTTTCTATTCCAGGAATCAGTTATACGACAGGTGGTATTATTTTAGCTGAAATCGGTGATATCAGCTTATTTAAATCCGCTGATGCATTACTTGCTTTTGCTGGTCTTGACCCTTCTGTTTATCAATCTGGTAAATTTGAAGGTAACTATAGGATTTCAAAACGTGGTTCTTCAATCTTTAGATGGGCTATGTTTCAATCTGCTCAAGCAATTGTTAAATTTGATCCTACCTTTAAAGCATACTACCTAAAAAAGAAAGCTCAAGGTAAGAAGCATCGTAATATCATTGGTCATGTCACTAAAAAACTGATGCGTGTTATATACTCTATTTTAAAAAATAATTCTACCTATATTAAATAG
- the pepT gene encoding peptidase T: MNTLIDRFLRYVAIDTQSDHESESFPSTEKQKDLSRLLVEELKAMGLDAFLDKDGYVYAKIEKNTEGKKAIGFIAHVDTSPDAPGKDVTPRIIKNYDGTTIKLNDTISMHPNQYPSLSKVIGQDIIVTDGNTLLGADDKCGVAEIMELAKYYTSHKEEKHGDIYICFTPDEEIGNGANRFDHDYFKADFAYTADGSEVGGIEYENFNAATVTLDFIGKSIHPGSAKNKLIHAVHLAMEFHQLLPVFLNPAYTENYEGFNHLTQIKGQVEHAHVQYIVRNHDKDLFKQQKDEFLKIAKYLNDKYGYKVVDVDIKDSYYNMYDIIKDHMYVIELAKQATINQGVAPKIEPIRGGTDGARLTYDGLICPNLGTGGYHFHGRLEFASINQMEKAVEIYKEIIRINAK; this comes from the coding sequence ATGAATACACTAATAGACAGATTTTTAAGATATGTAGCAATTGATACACAATCAGATCATGAATCTGAATCATTTCCTTCAACTGAAAAACAAAAAGACTTATCTAGATTACTTGTTGAGGAATTAAAAGCAATGGGACTTGATGCATTTTTGGATAAAGATGGATATGTTTATGCGAAAATAGAAAAAAATACGGAAGGTAAAAAAGCTATAGGCTTTATTGCTCACGTAGATACTTCTCCTGATGCACCAGGCAAGGATGTAACTCCAAGAATTATTAAAAATTATGATGGCACTACAATTAAGTTAAATGATACTATTTCTATGCATCCTAATCAATATCCTAGTTTGAGTAAAGTTATCGGGCAAGATATCATTGTCACTGATGGAAACACTTTACTAGGTGCTGATGATAAATGCGGCGTTGCTGAAATTATGGAACTTGCAAAATATTATACTTCTCACAAAGAAGAAAAACATGGGGATATTTATATTTGTTTTACTCCAGATGAAGAAATCGGTAATGGCGCAAACCGTTTTGATCATGATTATTTCAAAGCTGATTTTGCATATACTGCAGATGGTAGCGAAGTTGGAGGCATTGAATATGAAAACTTTAATGCAGCAACTGTCACACTAGATTTCATTGGTAAATCTATCCATCCGGGATCAGCTAAAAATAAATTAATCCACGCAGTTCATCTAGCTATGGAATTTCATCAACTACTTCCAGTGTTTTTAAATCCTGCATATACTGAAAACTATGAAGGTTTTAATCATTTAACACAAATTAAAGGACAAGTAGAACACGCACATGTGCAATACATCGTAAGAAATCATGATAAAGATTTATTCAAACAACAAAAAGATGAATTCTTAAAGATTGCTAAGTATTTAAATGATAAATATGGTTATAAAGTTGTAGATGTAGATATTAAAGATAGTTATTATAATATGTATGACATTATTAAAGATCATATGTATGTGATTGAACTTGCTAAACAAGCTACAATCAACCAAGGTGTTGCGCCAAAAATAGAACCTATCAGAGGCGGAACAGATGGAGCTAGATTAACCTATGATGGTTTAATTTGTCCTAATCTTGGAACTGGTGGTTATCATTTCCATGGTAGATTAGAGTTCGCATCTATTAACCAAATGGAAAAAGCTGTTGAAATTTATAAAGAAATCATACGAATAAACGCAAAATAA
- a CDS encoding DUF2089 domain-containing protein, translating to MNQRNKMNPVISVCPVCKHDLKVTKLSCDHCDTVIEGSFTLSKFNYLETEKLYFIEVFVKNRGNIKAIEKELNISYPTVKKMLDDVIVGLGYTLDNDQDENLSSKEANESRESKTSILQKISNKEISVLEAVELLKKGK from the coding sequence ATGAACCAAAGAAATAAAATGAATCCAGTAATCTCAGTTTGTCCAGTTTGTAAACATGATTTAAAGGTTACAAAATTATCGTGTGATCACTGTGATACAGTGATAGAAGGAAGTTTCACATTATCAAAGTTTAATTATCTTGAAACAGAAAAATTATACTTTATTGAAGTTTTTGTAAAAAACAGAGGGAATATAAAAGCTATTGAAAAAGAATTAAACATTAGTTATCCAACTGTTAAGAAAATGCTTGATGATGTTATTGTTGGACTTGGTTATACATTAGATAATGATCAAGATGAAAATCTATCAAGTAAAGAAGCTAATGAATCAAGAGAATCAAAAACAAGCATTTTACAAAAAATATCAAATAAAGAAATTTCTGTATTAGAGGCGGTTGAACTGTTGAAAAAAGGAAAGTAA
- a CDS encoding ABC transporter ATP-binding protein, with translation MLFGKHFRKYYLKYALFFLVGVFVLIAVDWLQLEIPQIIGRIIDTLYQDQVDEQMILDGIRRIATLAVMIAFGRFLWRYTIFGASRRIEYQLQNVMFRHGTKLSQSFYANEKVGGLMSYFINDLQAIRMAFGPGLLMLVDGFFLGGFAIYRMANLNGKLTIIAAIPMLLLTVVMVFIRKSMSAKFKLRQKSFEELSDYTQENFSGITVIKAFVREAKEYLLFKQRNDNLYNKQMGFVKYMVFVNIMISLALNVVILTIIVYGSLLVIYRESTGLTPGQLTEYISYFFTLIWPTMALSRFIQIQSQAKASAERIESFLDHEVEIKDSDDVEHVENLKGNIEVRNLTFQYPDGDQPVLKDVSFQIEAGQMVGILGRTGSGKSSLVDLFLRIYNLDKNQIFIDGHDIMKLPIHTVRETIGYVPQDNFLFSESITSNIGFAYQEISGEKIEEAARLSDVYDNIMEFKEKFQTVLGERGVTVSGGQKQRISIARALAKNPEVLVLDDSVSAVDTKTEDAIISNLHRVRKGRTTIFIAHRISTVKKMDKIILLDDGRVAAVGSHKELLKTCKLYQDMVKRQQLENLVQGGSSNEGL, from the coding sequence ATGTTATTTGGAAAGCATTTTAGAAAATATTATTTAAAATACGCCCTATTTTTTTTAGTGGGTGTTTTTGTGTTAATAGCGGTCGACTGGCTACAGTTAGAAATCCCACAAATTATTGGTAGAATTATTGATACATTATATCAAGATCAAGTAGATGAACAAATGATTTTAGATGGCATAAGAAGAATTGCAACTTTAGCAGTAATGATTGCATTTGGTAGATTCTTATGGAGATATACAATATTTGGGGCGTCAAGAAGAATTGAATATCAACTTCAAAATGTTATGTTTAGACATGGGACTAAATTATCTCAAAGTTTTTATGCTAATGAAAAAGTTGGGGGATTAATGAGTTATTTCATTAATGACTTACAAGCAATTCGTATGGCATTTGGACCAGGCTTATTGATGTTAGTAGATGGATTTTTCTTAGGGGGCTTTGCGATTTATCGTATGGCAAACTTAAATGGAAAATTGACTATTATAGCTGCAATCCCTATGTTATTATTGACTGTTGTTATGGTTTTTATTAGAAAGAGTATGAGTGCTAAGTTTAAACTTAGACAAAAATCTTTTGAAGAATTAAGTGATTATACTCAAGAAAACTTTTCTGGAATTACAGTTATTAAAGCATTTGTTAGAGAAGCAAAAGAGTATTTACTATTTAAACAAAGAAACGATAACTTATATAATAAGCAAATGGGATTTGTTAAATATATGGTATTTGTAAATATCATGATTTCATTGGCATTAAATGTAGTTATTTTAACTATTATTGTTTATGGTAGTTTACTTGTTATTTATAGAGAATCAACCGGATTAACTCCAGGACAATTAACAGAATATATAAGTTACTTCTTTACGTTAATTTGGCCTACTATGGCGCTTTCAAGGTTCATTCAAATTCAATCACAAGCTAAAGCAAGTGCTGAAAGAATCGAATCTTTCTTGGATCATGAGGTTGAAATTAAAGATAGTGATGATGTTGAACATGTTGAAAATTTAAAAGGTAATATTGAAGTCAGAAATTTAACTTTTCAATATCCTGATGGAGATCAGCCAGTATTAAAAGATGTTTCATTTCAAATTGAAGCAGGTCAAATGGTTGGAATTCTAGGAAGAACTGGTTCAGGGAAAAGTTCATTAGTAGATTTATTTTTACGTATTTATAACTTAGATAAAAATCAGATTTTTATTGATGGTCATGATATTATGAAACTTCCAATTCATACCGTAAGAGAAACTATTGGATATGTACCACAAGATAATTTCTTATTTTCTGAGTCTATTACTTCTAATATAGGATTTGCATATCAAGAAATTAGTGGCGAAAAGATTGAAGAAGCTGCAAGATTATCAGATGTTTATGATAACATTATGGAGTTTAAAGAAAAATTTCAAACAGTTTTAGGAGAACGTGGTGTTACAGTTTCTGGTGGACAAAAACAAAGAATCAGCATCGCTAGAGCATTAGCTAAAAATCCTGAAGTGTTAGTATTAGATGATTCAGTATCTGCAGTTGACACAAAAACTGAAGATGCAATTATTAGTAATCTACATCGTGTTAGAAAAGGTAGAACAACAATATTTATTGCTCACCGTATTTCAACAGTTAAAAAGATGGATAAAATTATATTATTAGATGACGGTAGAGTTGCTGCCGTTGGATCACATAAAGAATTACTTAAGACATGTAAACTATATCAAGATATGGTTAAACGTCAACAATTAGAAAATTTAGTTCAAGGAGGTAGTTCTAATGAAGGACTTTAA